A window from uncultured Desulfobacter sp. encodes these proteins:
- a CDS encoding diguanylate cyclase, giving the protein MAAQFIKSGANDFIIKQSFIREEFYCRVAQCIENVCLIEQTKLVAMTDYLTGLYNRRFFFEKGKKLFVSSREADRCLCCAMIDIDHFKKINDAYGHDAGDLVLQKLAEIFKNFVKENELLARLGGEEFGILISGRDGEDENLFRTQIGERFNALRSLIQTQKITYGDTNQKLAVTVSIGISFNTDKDLSYMLKLADDKLYCSKRSGRNLITITG; this is encoded by the coding sequence ATGGCTGCTCAGTTTATTAAAAGTGGTGCCAATGATTTTATTATTAAACAATCCTTTATTAGAGAAGAATTTTATTGTCGTGTCGCCCAGTGTATTGAAAATGTTTGTTTAATTGAACAAACTAAATTGGTTGCAATGACAGATTATCTCACAGGCCTTTATAATCGCAGGTTTTTTTTTGAAAAGGGGAAAAAACTCTTCGTGTCATCTCGGGAGGCTGATCGGTGTTTGTGCTGTGCAATGATTGACATTGACCATTTTAAAAAGATCAATGATGCCTATGGCCATGATGCAGGTGATCTGGTTCTCCAAAAATTGGCGGAAATATTTAAAAATTTTGTGAAAGAAAATGAGTTGTTAGCTCGACTGGGCGGAGAAGAGTTTGGTATTTTGATATCCGGCCGGGATGGGGAAGATGAAAATCTTTTTCGAACTCAAATTGGGGAGCGATTTAATGCTTTAAGATCCCTTATTCAAACCCAAAAAATAACTTATGGTGACACAAATCAAAAATTGGCGGTGACAGTTAGTATCGGTATCTCCTTTAATACAGATAAAGATTTGTCATACATGCTGAAATTAGCGGACGATAAGCTTTATTGTTCAAAACGAAGTGGGCGGAATTTAATAACCATAACTGGATGA
- a CDS encoding response regulator, translating into MKKSSEKKKERILLVEDDLAFGKGLVNALESEIKEPVVWTKTLEETLSCLDGKQYYSSAVLDFVLPDAANGEIIDIVTQKGIPSIVFTGCVSSELRKFVWSKKIVDYIVKKDQNSLGYLLSSLKKLRENKNHIILIVDDSSFFRSVISDLLYMHQYKLISVTNGKEALEALTHYPGIKLVITDFNMPEMDGCTLCKTIRETFKKADYNGFGG; encoded by the coding sequence ATGAAGAAGTCATCTGAAAAAAAGAAAGAGAGAATACTATTGGTCGAAGATGACCTGGCTTTTGGGAAAGGGCTTGTTAATGCGCTTGAATCGGAAATTAAAGAACCTGTTGTCTGGACAAAGACTTTGGAAGAAACGCTTTCCTGTTTAGATGGGAAGCAATACTATTCTTCAGCAGTTCTTGATTTTGTGCTTCCAGATGCCGCAAATGGTGAAATTATTGATATTGTGACTCAGAAAGGTATTCCGTCAATTGTTTTTACAGGTTGTGTAAGTTCAGAATTAAGAAAATTTGTCTGGTCTAAAAAAATCGTGGATTACATTGTGAAAAAGGACCAAAATAGTTTGGGTTACCTTTTATCATCACTTAAAAAATTGAGGGAAAATAAGAATCATATCATTCTAATTGTAGATGATTCTTCTTTCTTTCGTAGCGTTATTTCTGATCTTTTATATATGCATCAATACAAGCTTATCTCTGTTACAAACGGCAAGGAAGCGCTTGAAGCTTTAACACATTACCCTGGAATCAAGTTGGTAATTACGGATTTTAATATGCCTGAAATGGATGGGTGCACTTTGTGTAAAACTATCCGCGAAACTTTTAAAAAAGCTGATTATAACGGATTTGGGGGATAG
- a CDS encoding CoA-binding protein gives MEEKKETVAVVGASPLKERYSNQAQNMLEEYGHSPIPVAPKHETIEGKTVYHALSDIPQAIDTVTMYVGPARQDAVIEQILAMKPKRVIFNPGTENPPAYEKLKSAGITVQEACTLVLLRTNQYMKPFNP, from the coding sequence ATGGAAGAAAAAAAAGAGACCGTTGCTGTCGTCGGTGCAAGTCCTTTGAAAGAGAGATATTCCAACCAGGCCCAAAATATGCTGGAAGAGTACGGACACAGTCCCATACCCGTAGCCCCCAAGCACGAAACCATTGAAGGCAAAACCGTTTACCATGCGCTCTCTGACATTCCCCAAGCCATTGACACGGTGACCATGTATGTTGGCCCGGCCCGGCAGGACGCGGTCATCGAGCAAATTCTGGCCATGAAACCCAAGCGGGTGATCTTCAATCCCGGGACTGAAAATCCCCCGGCCTACGAAAAGCTCAAATCCGCCGGGATCACGGTCCAGGAGGCCTGCACCCTGGTGCTTTTGAGAACCAACCAATATATGAAACCCTTTAATCCTTAA
- the uvrC gene encoding excinuclease ABC subunit UvrC, with product MIVPEKIKEKYDQAPHAPGVYLMRDKKGKILYVGKAKDLKKRLASYFVRKDQPEPKTAALLALVADFELVVTQSDQEAFILESNLIKKNSPKYNVLLKDGKNYPLLRIDMNEPYPAIQRVRRIEKDKALYLGPYSSSKSVNQTLKQIQRIFKLRKCRDAQFKNRSRPCLNYQIKACLGLCCNEVDPEEYQARVKDAVLFLRGRTREVIKKLRLEMAEYAADQAFEKAAQIRDTIFAVERIMERQVVVCADGQDRDVLGLAWDRDRAVVTVMQVRSGYLINTAYYPLDLGFKEPDEVLAAFVIQYYEKAAQIPGSVLFSQPSDDMIRAEARLNDMADHRVHFHYPLRGEKKRLADMARFNAKAELEKILAREEEATAALTMLQHLLGMARLPERMECFDNSNLQGKDPVAAMVVFTGGRPDKSAYRKFIIKDIEQQDDYAYMTHVLTRRFQHDRENMPLPDLLVVDGGKGQLSMAVSVVKELGLEGQFTLAGLAKKDSDKGEKADKVYLPGRSNPLNTAQSAKALFLLEQIRDEAHRSAITFQRSRREKRGKLSVLDGIPGIGPKKKKLLLTTFKGIDNIRNQSPESLAALPGITPAMAKNLLQVLADL from the coding sequence ATGATTGTTCCTGAGAAAATAAAAGAAAAATACGACCAGGCCCCCCATGCTCCCGGGGTTTATCTCATGCGGGATAAAAAAGGAAAAATCCTTTATGTGGGCAAGGCCAAGGATTTAAAAAAGCGGCTGGCTTCATATTTTGTGAGAAAAGATCAGCCCGAGCCCAAAACGGCAGCGCTTCTGGCTCTGGTTGCTGATTTTGAATTGGTGGTCACCCAGTCGGACCAGGAAGCATTCATCCTAGAATCCAACCTGATCAAGAAAAATTCTCCCAAGTATAATGTTCTTCTTAAAGACGGCAAGAATTATCCACTGCTGCGTATTGATATGAATGAACCCTATCCTGCCATCCAGCGGGTGCGGCGCATCGAAAAAGATAAAGCGCTTTATTTGGGTCCATACTCTTCCTCCAAGAGCGTGAATCAAACTTTAAAGCAGATTCAGCGGATTTTTAAACTTCGAAAGTGCCGGGACGCCCAGTTTAAAAACCGGTCCCGGCCGTGTTTGAACTACCAGATCAAGGCATGTCTGGGGCTGTGCTGCAATGAGGTGGACCCAGAGGAGTACCAGGCCAGGGTGAAGGATGCTGTCTTGTTTCTGCGGGGACGGACCCGGGAGGTAATTAAGAAACTGCGCCTTGAGATGGCGGAATATGCTGCTGACCAGGCCTTTGAAAAAGCGGCTCAGATCCGGGACACCATTTTTGCCGTGGAGCGGATCATGGAGCGCCAGGTGGTGGTGTGTGCGGACGGGCAGGACAGGGACGTTCTTGGGCTTGCCTGGGACCGGGACCGGGCGGTGGTTACCGTGATGCAGGTGAGATCCGGGTACTTGATAAACACAGCCTATTACCCACTGGATCTTGGATTCAAGGAACCGGATGAGGTATTGGCGGCCTTTGTGATTCAGTATTACGAGAAAGCCGCCCAGATTCCCGGCTCGGTTTTGTTCAGTCAGCCATCCGACGACATGATTCGTGCCGAAGCCCGGCTTAATGATATGGCGGATCACCGGGTGCATTTCCACTATCCGCTCCGGGGGGAGAAAAAACGGCTTGCCGATATGGCCCGATTTAACGCCAAGGCGGAACTTGAAAAAATATTGGCCCGTGAAGAAGAGGCAACGGCAGCCCTGACCATGCTCCAGCACCTTCTGGGCATGGCCCGGTTGCCCGAGCGCATGGAGTGCTTTGATAATTCCAATCTCCAGGGCAAAGATCCCGTGGCGGCCATGGTGGTGTTCACCGGCGGCAGGCCTGATAAAAGCGCCTATCGTAAGTTTATTATCAAGGATATTGAGCAGCAGGATGACTATGCCTATATGACCCATGTCCTCACCCGCCGATTTCAACATGACCGGGAAAATATGCCCCTGCCGGACCTGCTGGTGGTGGACGGCGGTAAAGGGCAATTGTCCATGGCCGTCAGCGTGGTCAAGGAACTGGGGCTGGAAGGGCAGTTTACCCTGGCAGGCCTGGCCAAAAAGGATTCAGATAAGGGGGAGAAGGCTGACAAGGTCTATCTGCCGGGGCGCTCCAATCCCTTGAACACAGCCCAGTCGGCCAAGGCACTTTTTCTGTTGGAACAGATCCGGGATGAGGCCCACAGGTCGGCCATTACCTTCCAGCGCTCCCGCCGGGAAAAGCGGGGAAAACTCTCCGTCCTTGACGGAATCCCCGGCATCGGCCCCAAAAAAAAGAAGCTGCTGCTCACCACGTTTAAGGGGATTGACAATATCCGAAACCAGTCACCGGAATCTCTTGCCGCACTTCCCGGCATTACGCCGGCAATGGCAAAAAATTTGCTTCAGGTGCTGGCTGATTTGTGA
- a CDS encoding GFA family protein, whose translation MKYKGSCLCGEITFEIIGEFESFFLCHCERCRKDTGSAHAANLFSSSAKLIWLSGKDKAKTFDFKSEGHIKSFCSNCGSALPNIQMDGDLLVVPAGSLDSDVQMEPQGHIYWRNKANWDNNLEKVAKFDQLPNQNNM comes from the coding sequence ATGAAGTATAAAGGATCTTGCCTTTGTGGTGAAATTACTTTTGAAATAATCGGAGAATTTGAAAGCTTTTTTCTTTGCCATTGCGAACGTTGTAGAAAAGATACTGGCTCAGCACATGCTGCTAATTTATTTTCTTCTTCAGCTAAGTTAATATGGCTATCGGGCAAAGATAAAGCTAAAACCTTTGATTTCAAATCAGAGGGGCATATAAAAAGCTTTTGCTCGAATTGTGGATCAGCTCTTCCCAATATACAGATGGATGGAGATCTGTTGGTTGTTCCAGCCGGAAGTCTTGACAGTGATGTGCAAATGGAACCTCAAGGCCATATTTATTGGAGGAACAAAGCAAATTGGGACAATAATTTGGAAAAGGTTGCCAAATTCGACCAACTGCCAAATCAAAACAACATGTAA
- a CDS encoding glutamine--tRNA ligase/YqeY domain fusion protein: protein METQAAKGHFIETIIKEDLAENKNNGRVATRFPPEPNGFLHIGHAKSICLNFKMAQQFNGKCNLRFDDSNPAKEKQIYIDSIKSTVSWLGFDYNTPFYASNYFDALHDYAVELIKAGKAYVCSLSADEMKEYRGTLTEPGKNSPYRDRSVEENLDLFSRMKAGDFDEGAHTLRVKIDMTSPNINLRDPVIYRVKKAPHPRTGDKWCIYPMYDFTHCISDALEGITHSLCSLEFEDHRPLYDWILDNITIPCHPQQIEFARMNINYTVLSKRKLQRLVTEGLVSGWDDPRLPTLEGMRRRGYTPAAIRNFCDVIGVSKKESRIDMGLLESCLRDDLNENAPRVMGVIRPLKITLENYPDGQTETMEAMNHPQKPEAGKREVSFSKHLYIEQDDFMEDPPKKFFRMGPGREVRLRAAYLITCKEVIKNEAGEVVELICTYDPETRGGNAPDGRKVKGTIHWVNAEDCIDAQVRLYDRLFKDENPEKDGQDFVENLNPDSLEILEHAKLERSLEKAQPESVYQFERLGYFCLDSKESTPEKPVFNRTVTLRDTWAKVAKK, encoded by the coding sequence ATGGAAACACAAGCCGCCAAAGGGCATTTTATTGAAACCATTATCAAAGAAGATCTTGCCGAAAATAAAAACAATGGTCGCGTGGCCACGCGTTTTCCGCCGGAACCCAACGGATTTCTGCACATCGGCCATGCCAAATCCATCTGCCTGAATTTTAAAATGGCCCAGCAGTTTAATGGGAAGTGCAACCTGCGGTTTGATGACTCCAACCCGGCCAAAGAAAAACAGATCTACATCGACTCCATCAAATCAACGGTCTCATGGCTGGGATTTGACTACAATACCCCGTTTTATGCATCAAACTACTTTGACGCCCTCCATGACTATGCCGTTGAATTGATCAAAGCGGGCAAAGCTTATGTGTGCAGCCTCTCCGCAGACGAAATGAAAGAATACCGCGGCACCCTCACCGAGCCGGGGAAAAACTCTCCCTACAGGGACAGAAGTGTTGAGGAGAACCTGGATCTGTTCAGCCGGATGAAGGCAGGGGATTTTGATGAAGGCGCACACACCCTGCGGGTCAAGATCGACATGACGTCCCCCAACATCAACTTGAGAGATCCGGTGATTTACAGGGTCAAAAAAGCACCCCATCCCCGCACCGGAGACAAGTGGTGCATTTACCCCATGTATGACTTCACCCACTGCATCTCCGATGCCCTGGAAGGGATCACCCACAGCCTGTGCAGCCTGGAATTTGAGGATCACCGGCCATTATACGACTGGATTCTGGACAATATCACCATCCCCTGCCACCCCCAGCAGATTGAATTTGCCCGGATGAACATCAATTATACGGTGTTAAGCAAACGAAAGCTGCAGCGTCTGGTCACCGAAGGGCTGGTATCCGGATGGGACGACCCGAGACTGCCTACCCTGGAGGGCATGCGCCGCAGGGGATACACCCCGGCAGCCATCCGCAATTTCTGTGATGTAATCGGCGTATCCAAAAAAGAGAGCCGCATTGACATGGGACTGCTGGAGTCCTGCCTAAGAGACGACCTAAACGAAAACGCCCCCAGGGTCATGGGCGTTATCCGGCCCTTGAAAATCACTCTGGAAAACTATCCCGACGGCCAGACCGAAACCATGGAGGCCATGAACCATCCCCAGAAACCGGAAGCAGGCAAACGCGAGGTCAGTTTTTCCAAGCATCTATACATTGAGCAGGATGATTTTATGGAAGATCCCCCTAAAAAATTCTTCCGAATGGGACCGGGCCGGGAAGTGCGTCTGCGGGCCGCCTACCTGATCACCTGCAAAGAGGTGATTAAAAATGAGGCTGGGGAAGTGGTTGAACTGATCTGTACCTATGATCCCGAAACCCGCGGCGGCAATGCCCCGGACGGCAGAAAGGTCAAGGGCACCATCCACTGGGTCAATGCCGAGGACTGCATTGATGCGCAGGTTCGGCTTTATGACAGGCTTTTCAAAGATGAAAACCCGGAAAAAGACGGTCAGGATTTTGTGGAAAACCTAAATCCGGATTCCCTTGAAATTCTGGAACACGCCAAACTGGAAAGAAGTCTTGAAAAGGCTCAGCCTGAATCGGTATACCAGTTTGAACGCCTGGGCTACTTCTGCCTGGATTCAAAGGAGAGCACACCGGAAAAACCGGTTTTTAATCGGACAGTAACGCTTAGAGATACCTGGGCCAAAGTGGCCAAGAAATAA
- a CDS encoding AraC family transcriptional regulator → MYWSMTLDLKESLGWHSHEVYELLYCRKGRGHIIFDNQDISFQGGRFILILPESRHRFLFGQDESADLKILCLTAADAAIHLSSSLSNWLQNIKKTPAVFSDHEEDSEFSALFDKIPDALGETEKKDLDIIWGRIGLILAIHFKNQGAGDMDSQGRHGDTVDRICNWIDDNLAEQLTLDMIASEFGMSRSLLTREFRKFTSISIVEYMNMRRLQTAGALLAKTGKSITEAALESGFSSIGNFYQKFKALYGVTPSEFKKQLDLQR, encoded by the coding sequence ATGTACTGGAGCATGACGCTGGATCTTAAGGAATCTTTAGGGTGGCATTCCCATGAAGTATATGAGTTGCTGTACTGCCGAAAAGGGCGGGGACATATCATTTTTGACAATCAGGATATTTCATTTCAAGGCGGCCGCTTCATTCTCATCCTGCCGGAAAGCAGGCATCGATTTCTTTTCGGACAGGATGAGTCGGCGGATTTAAAAATTCTGTGCCTTACGGCTGCGGATGCGGCCATTCATCTTTCCTCCTCATTATCAAACTGGCTCCAAAATATTAAAAAGACCCCGGCGGTTTTTTCCGACCATGAAGAAGACAGTGAGTTTTCAGCTCTTTTTGACAAGATCCCGGACGCTCTCGGGGAGACAGAAAAAAAGGACCTTGATATTATCTGGGGCAGAATCGGTCTTATCCTGGCCATTCATTTCAAAAACCAGGGAGCAGGCGACATGGACAGCCAGGGGCGTCATGGAGACACGGTGGATCGTATCTGCAACTGGATAGACGACAATTTGGCAGAACAACTCACCCTTGATATGATCGCATCCGAGTTCGGCATGTCCAGAAGCTTGCTTACCAGGGAATTTAGAAAATTCACAAGCATCAGTATTGTTGAATACATGAACATGCGAAGGCTGCAGACGGCGGGTGCCCTACTTGCGAAAACAGGAAAAAGCATTACGGAAGCCGCCTTGGAAAGCGGGTTCTCAAGTATCGGGAACTTCTATCAAAAATTTAAAGCGCTATATGGTGTGACGCCGTCGGAATTTAAAAAACAGCTTGATCTTCAAAGATAG
- the uvrB gene encoding excinuclease ABC subunit UvrB: MGLFNLVSPYGPAGDQPKAIDYLVQGVQADEKYQVLLGVTGSGKTFSMANIINRVEKPSLIIAPNKTLAAQLYNEFKMLFPDNCVEYFVSYYDYYQPEAYIPSSDTYIQKDSSINELIDKMRHSATRSVLARKDVIVVASVSCIYGLGAPEEYLDLRVTLERDMDISREDVIRKFVDIQYTRNDVDFHRGTFRVRGDRLEIFPAYEENKAVRIDFFGDTIEEISEIDALKGTVIKQFDQMAIYPASHYVTNQKTRKQAVESIVAELKERLAFLNEQNLLVEAQRLEERTRYDLEMLEEIGYCNGIENYSRHLTGRSPGQPPPTLLDYIDKDFLLFFDESHISVGQLGAMYKADRSRKETLVKHGFRLPSAVDNRPLKFEEFKDLVPRTIFVSATPGDYEMEKAGVRVAEQIVRPTGLLDPPVEIRDAKTQVDDLYQEILKRVEAQERVLVTTLTKRMAEDLTDYYSDLGLKVKYLHSDIGTVERIDIIQDLRRGLFDVLIGINLLREGLDIPEVSLVAILDADKEGFLRSFRSFIQIFGRAARNAYGRVIMYAEKETGSMKKALGETERRRKIQQAYNQAHGITPATINKKINAFDYTMADMNANTIEAAVNEELKAYDAEELNLDDVIRDLETKMNEAAENLEFEQAAQYRDKILELKKIKTAQP; this comes from the coding sequence ATGGGATTGTTTAATCTGGTGTCTCCCTACGGCCCGGCCGGAGATCAGCCAAAGGCCATTGACTATCTGGTTCAGGGGGTCCAGGCCGATGAAAAATACCAGGTGCTTTTGGGGGTGACGGGTTCGGGAAAAACCTTTTCCATGGCCAACATCATCAACCGGGTGGAAAAGCCAAGCCTGATCATTGCGCCCAACAAAACCCTGGCAGCCCAGCTTTACAATGAGTTCAAAATGCTGTTCCCGGATAATTGCGTGGAGTATTTTGTCTCCTATTATGATTATTACCAGCCCGAAGCCTATATTCCGTCTTCGGATACCTATATCCAGAAGGATTCGTCGATCAATGAACTGATCGATAAAATGCGGCACTCGGCCACCCGGAGCGTTCTGGCCCGCAAAGATGTGATCGTGGTGGCATCGGTCTCGTGCATTTACGGCCTGGGTGCGCCCGAGGAGTATCTGGATCTGCGGGTGACTCTGGAACGGGACATGGATATTTCCCGGGAAGATGTGATCCGAAAATTTGTGGACATCCAGTACACCCGTAATGACGTGGATTTTCACCGGGGCACTTTTCGGGTCCGGGGGGACCGGCTGGAGATCTTCCCTGCCTACGAGGAAAATAAGGCCGTGCGCATTGATTTTTTTGGTGACACCATCGAAGAGATCAGTGAAATTGATGCGTTGAAAGGTACGGTGATTAAACAATTTGATCAGATGGCCATCTATCCGGCGTCCCATTACGTGACCAACCAAAAGACCCGGAAGCAGGCCGTGGAGAGTATTGTGGCCGAGCTCAAAGAGCGGCTGGCCTTTTTAAATGAACAGAATTTACTGGTGGAGGCCCAGCGCCTGGAAGAACGCACCCGGTACGATCTTGAGATGCTTGAGGAGATCGGATATTGCAACGGCATTGAAAATTATTCCCGGCATCTTACAGGCCGGTCTCCGGGCCAACCGCCGCCTACACTGCTGGATTATATAGATAAGGATTTTCTGCTCTTCTTTGACGAAAGCCATATTTCAGTGGGACAGCTTGGGGCCATGTACAAGGCGGACCGGTCCAGGAAAGAGACTCTGGTTAAACACGGATTCCGCTTGCCCTCTGCCGTGGACAACCGCCCCCTGAAATTCGAAGAGTTCAAGGATCTGGTGCCCCGGACCATATTTGTGTCGGCCACCCCCGGGGACTATGAGATGGAAAAGGCCGGCGTCCGGGTGGCCGAGCAGATTGTCCGGCCCACGGGGTTGCTTGATCCCCCGGTGGAAATCCGGGATGCCAAGACCCAGGTGGATGACCTGTACCAGGAGATCCTTAAACGGGTGGAGGCCCAGGAGCGGGTGCTGGTAACCACATTGACCAAACGTATGGCCGAGGACCTTACCGATTACTATTCGGATCTGGGGCTCAAGGTAAAATACCTGCATTCGGACATCGGCACGGTGGAGCGCATTGATATCATCCAGGACCTTCGACGGGGCCTGTTTGATGTGCTCATCGGAATAAATCTGCTGCGCGAAGGCCTGGATATTCCGGAAGTCTCCCTTGTGGCCATTCTTGATGCGGACAAGGAAGGATTTTTACGCTCCTTCCGCTCCTTTATTCAGATTTTCGGCCGGGCCGCCCGTAATGCCTATGGCCGGGTGATCATGTATGCGGAAAAAGAGACCGGCTCCATGAAAAAGGCCCTGGGGGAAACCGAGCGCCGCCGCAAGATCCAGCAAGCCTATAACCAGGCCCACGGCATTACACCCGCCACCATCAATAAAAAGATCAACGCCTTTGATTACACCATGGCCGACATGAATGCCAATACAATTGAGGCCGCCGTAAACGAGGAGCTCAAGGCTTATGATGCCGAGGAGCTGAATTTGGATGATGTGATCAGAGACCTTGAGACAAAAATGAATGAAGCCGCTGAAAATTTGGAATTTGAGCAGGCCGCACAATATCGGGACAAAATCCTAGAGTTGAAAAAGATCAAAACAGCCCAACCATGA